Proteins co-encoded in one Campylobacter ornithocola genomic window:
- the lolA gene encoding LolA-like outer membrane lipoprotein chaperone, with amino-acid sequence MRYFMFLMILAYSSFAFDINFKNFSSDFEQKVQSNNSSLDYKGNFIITQNKAFWNYTKPNTKQIYINNQEVVIIEPELEQVIYTQLQNLPNLREIFKKAKETSHDNYEAKYENITYTIKLKNNNLDSISYKDELGNLVSIYFYNQKFNENINENIFIPKIPSYFDIIQ; translated from the coding sequence ATGAGATATTTTATGTTTTTAATGATACTTGCTTACAGTAGTTTTGCATTTGATATAAATTTTAAAAATTTTAGTAGCGATTTTGAACAAAAAGTGCAAAGCAACAATTCCTCTCTAGATTATAAAGGAAATTTTATCATTACACAAAATAAAGCTTTTTGGAATTACACTAAACCAAATACTAAACAAATTTATATTAACAATCAAGAAGTAGTTATCATAGAACCTGAATTAGAACAAGTTATCTATACACAACTACAAAATTTGCCAAATCTTCGAGAAATTTTTAAAAAAGCAAAAGAAACATCTCATGATAACTATGAAGCAAAATATGAAAATATCACATATACTATTAAACTAAAAAATAATAATCTTGATAGTATTTCTTATAAAGATGAGTTAGGAAATTTAGTCAGTATTTATTTTTATAATCAAAAATTTAATGAAAATATTAATGAAAATATTTTTATACCAAAAATCCCAAGCTATTTTGATATAATACAATAA
- a CDS encoding aspartate-semialdehyde dehydrogenase: MKKIAIVGATGAVGEELLNVLDELDFPVESILPLASAKSVGSEVEFRGKVYKVKELTPTVFKENPVDIAFFSAGGNISAEYAKYAVECGAVVIDNTSHFRMNENIPLVVPECNSEDIKDWEKTGIIANPNCSTIQMVHVLKPLDDVFNLKRVDVSTYQAASGAGKEGMEELVQGMQSFFAFKLDEFEAKTFPYTLALNLIPQIDVFSENGYTKEELKMVNETQKILHKKLEISATCVRVPVLRSHSEAITMHFEKDVDVAKVREILSKAPSVVVIDDIENKKYPMPLFTSDTNETYVGRIRRDINHKNILHLWCVADQIRVGAATNAVRIAQKWLELV; this comes from the coding sequence ATGAAAAAAATAGCTATTGTAGGTGCAACAGGAGCTGTTGGAGAAGAACTTTTAAATGTCTTAGATGAGCTTGATTTTCCAGTTGAAAGTATTTTACCATTAGCAAGTGCAAAAAGCGTTGGTAGTGAAGTAGAATTTAGAGGTAAGGTCTATAAGGTTAAAGAACTAACTCCAACTGTTTTTAAAGAAAATCCTGTGGATATTGCATTTTTTAGTGCAGGTGGGAATATAAGCGCTGAGTATGCAAAGTATGCAGTAGAATGTGGTGCTGTAGTAATTGATAATACTAGTCATTTTAGAATGAATGAAAATATTCCTTTAGTGGTTCCTGAATGTAATAGTGAAGATATTAAAGACTGGGAAAAAACAGGAATTATTGCTAATCCAAATTGTTCTACTATACAAATGGTTCATGTTTTAAAACCACTTGATGATGTTTTTAATTTAAAAAGAGTAGATGTTAGCACTTATCAAGCAGCAAGTGGTGCGGGTAAAGAAGGTATGGAGGAGTTGGTTCAGGGTATGCAAAGTTTTTTTGCATTTAAACTAGACGAATTTGAAGCAAAAACTTTTCCTTATACCTTGGCTTTAAATTTGATTCCTCAAATTGATGTTTTTAGTGAAAACGGTTACACTAAAGAAGAATTGAAGATGGTAAATGAGACACAAAAAATATTACATAAAAAGCTTGAAATTTCAGCAACTTGCGTAAGAGTTCCTGTACTCAGAAGCCATAGTGAGGCTATTACTATGCATTTTGAAAAAGATGTCGATGTGGCTAAGGTTAGAGAGATACTTTCTAAGGCACCAAGCGTTGTTGTGATTGATGATATAGAAAATAAAAAATACCCAATGCCACTTTTTACAAGCGATACTAATGAAACTTATGTGGGAAGAATAAGACGCGATATTAATCATAAAAATATTTTACATTTGTGGTGTGTGGCTGATCAAATTCGTGTAGGAGCTGCTACGAATGCAGTTCGTATTGCACAAAAATGGTTAGAATTGGTTTAA
- a CDS encoding YqhA family protein: MLERFFENLLVKSRLVTILPVIFGLIGAFVLFFIASYDVIKVLKYVFEYFMLPNSTIDLHEDIVGLIIGAVDLYLMALVLFIFSFGIYELFISEIEEFKQTKQSKVLEVHSLDQLKDKLAKVIIMVLVVNFFQRILQMQLSTVLDMTYLAGSILALCIGLYFLHKSDH; the protein is encoded by the coding sequence ATGTTAGAAAGATTTTTTGAAAATTTACTAGTTAAGAGTCGTTTGGTCACTATTTTGCCTGTGATTTTTGGTTTAATAGGAGCTTTTGTTTTATTTTTTATTGCAAGTTATGATGTGATTAAGGTTTTAAAATATGTATTTGAGTATTTTATGTTGCCTAATTCTACAATAGATTTGCATGAAGATATTGTTGGTTTGATTATAGGTGCTGTAGATTTATACTTGATGGCTTTGGTTTTATTTATATTTTCTTTTGGAATTTATGAGCTTTTTATTAGTGAGATAGAAGAATTTAAGCAAACTAAACAATCAAAAGTTTTAGAGGTACATAGTTTAGATCAATTAAAAGATAAGCTTGCAAAAGTAATCATCATGGTTTTGGTGGTAAATTTCTTTCAAAGAATTTTGCAAATGCAACTTAGCACGGTTCTAGATATGACTTATCTTGCAGGTTCTATTTTGGCTCTTTGTATAGGGCTTTATTTCTTACACAAAAGTGATCATTAA
- the secA gene encoding preprotein translocase subunit SecA, whose protein sequence is MFSSVFKAIFGTKNDREVKKYLKRVAQINALESKYQNLSDDELKQIFIDFKIQIQNNEKTLDQILNDIFAIVREVGKRTLNMRHFDVQLIGGMVLHEGKIAEMKTGEGKTLVATLPVVLNAMSGKGVHVVTVNDYLAKRDAEQMSAIYNFLGFSVGVILSEQNSDEAHKKAYECDITYGTNNEFGFDYLRDNMKFSKLEKVQREHNFVIVDEVDSILIDEARTPLIISGPTNRTLDGYIKANEVAKQMQKGEAVLPPQTPSGDFVVDEKNRTIMITEAGISKAEKLFGVENLYSLDNAILAHQLDQALKAHNLFEKDVHYVLRDKEVVIVDEFTGRLSEGRRFSDGLHQALEAKEGVKIQEESQTLADITFQNYFRMYKKLAGMTGTAQTEATEFSQIYNLDVVSIPTNIPIARLDKDDLIYKTQEEKFKAVIEEIKKANAKGQPVLVGTASIERSEVFHNMLVKERIPHHVLNAKNHEQEALIIQDAGKKGAVTIATNMAGRGVDIKIDDEIRALGGLYIIGTERHESRRIDNQLRGRAGRQGDPGVSRFYLSLEDNLLRIFGGDRIKNIMERLGIEEGEHIESRIVTRAVENAQKKVESLHFESRKHLLEYDDVANEQRKTIYNYRNELLDEEFDLQDKILKNIAEYSNHLVSQIYLNAELEDNVKHFDSLKQKVNYECNLELNEADFKDLGVVEVENKLSEILEQTYKDKMSIIEDKEARRIERILYLQILDNLWREHLYQMDILKTGIGLRSYNQKDPLVEYKKESYNLFMDLVERVKFDSLKLLFNVVFTQKEAQNFEEKSHEQNEQFLANTTESGVDENGKAQITKVPRNSPCPCGSGKKYKECHGKSGPKKGILA, encoded by the coding sequence ATGTTTTCTAGTGTATTTAAAGCAATATTTGGCACAAAAAATGACCGTGAAGTGAAGAAATATTTAAAAAGAGTTGCACAAATTAATGCTTTAGAATCAAAATACCAAAATCTTAGTGATGATGAGTTAAAACAAATATTTATAGATTTTAAAATACAAATTCAAAATAATGAAAAAACTTTAGATCAAATACTAAATGATATATTTGCAATAGTTAGAGAAGTAGGAAAAAGAACGCTTAATATGCGTCATTTTGATGTACAATTAATCGGTGGTATGGTTTTACATGAGGGTAAAATAGCTGAGATGAAAACAGGAGAAGGTAAAACTTTAGTAGCAACATTGCCTGTTGTGTTAAATGCTATGAGTGGCAAGGGCGTACATGTAGTTACCGTAAATGATTATTTAGCCAAAAGGGATGCAGAGCAAATGAGTGCTATTTATAATTTTTTAGGTTTTAGTGTGGGTGTGATACTTTCAGAGCAAAATAGTGATGAGGCACACAAAAAAGCTTATGAATGTGATATAACTTATGGAACAAATAATGAATTTGGCTTTGATTATTTACGTGATAATATGAAATTTTCAAAACTTGAAAAAGTGCAAAGAGAGCATAATTTTGTTATTGTTGATGAAGTAGATAGTATTTTAATAGATGAGGCAAGAACTCCACTTATTATTAGTGGACCTACAAATAGAACTTTAGATGGTTATATTAAAGCAAATGAAGTAGCAAAACAAATGCAAAAAGGTGAAGCGGTGCTTCCACCTCAAACTCCAAGTGGTGATTTTGTTGTTGATGAGAAAAATAGGACTATTATGATTACAGAGGCTGGAATTTCGAAAGCTGAAAAATTATTTGGTGTAGAGAATTTATATAGTTTAGATAATGCAATATTGGCTCATCAGCTTGATCAAGCTTTAAAAGCACATAATTTATTTGAAAAAGATGTGCATTATGTATTAAGAGATAAAGAAGTTGTGATTGTTGATGAATTCACAGGAAGGTTAAGTGAAGGAAGACGTTTTAGTGATGGTTTACACCAAGCACTAGAAGCAAAAGAAGGTGTGAAAATTCAAGAAGAAAGTCAAACTTTAGCAGATATTACTTTTCAAAATTATTTCAGAATGTATAAAAAATTAGCAGGTATGACAGGTACTGCACAAACTGAAGCGACAGAATTTTCTCAAATTTACAATTTAGATGTAGTTTCTATACCTACAAATATACCAATTGCGAGATTAGATAAAGATGATTTAATTTATAAAACTCAAGAGGAAAAATTTAAAGCAGTGATTGAGGAGATAAAAAAAGCTAATGCGAAAGGTCAACCGGTTTTAGTAGGAACTGCAAGTATTGAAAGAAGTGAAGTGTTTCATAATATGCTTGTAAAAGAACGTATTCCTCATCATGTGCTTAATGCTAAAAATCATGAACAAGAAGCTTTGATTATCCAAGATGCAGGTAAAAAAGGTGCAGTAACTATAGCCACTAATATGGCAGGTCGTGGAGTTGATATAAAAATAGATGATGAGATAAGGGCTTTAGGTGGGCTTTATATCATAGGAACTGAACGTCATGAGAGTAGAAGGATAGATAATCAACTTCGTGGTCGTGCAGGACGTCAAGGTGATCCTGGTGTAAGTAGATTTTATCTAAGTTTAGAGGATAATCTTTTGAGAATTTTTGGTGGCGATCGTATTAAAAATATTATGGAAAGATTAGGAATAGAAGAAGGTGAGCATATAGAAAGTCGTATTGTCACAAGAGCTGTTGAAAACGCACAAAAAAAAGTCGAAAGTTTACATTTTGAAAGTAGAAAACATTTGCTTGAATATGATGATGTGGCAAATGAACAAAGAAAAACTATTTACAATTATAGAAATGAATTGTTAGATGAAGAATTTGACTTGCAAGATAAAATTCTAAAAAATATTGCTGAGTATAGCAATCACTTAGTAAGCCAAATTTATCTAAATGCTGAACTTGAAGATAATGTAAAGCATTTTGACAGCCTAAAACAAAAAGTAAATTATGAATGCAATCTTGAACTCAATGAAGCTGATTTTAAAGATTTAGGTGTAGTTGAAGTAGAAAATAAATTAAGTGAAATTTTAGAGCAAACTTACAAAGATAAAATGAGCATTATTGAAGATAAGGAAGCTAGAAGAATTGAAAGAATTTTATATCTTCAAATTTTAGATAATTTATGGAGAGAGCATTTATATCAAATGGATATTCTAAAAACTGGTATAGGCCTAAGAAGTTATAATCAAAAAGATCCTTTAGTAGAATACAAAAAAGAAAGCTATAATCTTTTTATGGATCTTGTTGAACGCGTAAAATTTGATAGTTTGAAATTGCTGTTTAATGTGGTTTTTACTCAAAAAGAAGCTCAAAATTTTGAAGAAAAAAGTCATGAACAAAATGAGCAGTTTTTAGCTAACACCACAGAAAGTGGAGTTGATGAAAATGGTAAAGCTCAAATTACTAAAGTACCTAGAAATTCACCTTGTCCTTGTGGTAGTGGTAAAAAATATAAAGAATGTCATGGTAAAAGTGGTCCAAAAAAAGGTATTCTAGCTTAA
- a CDS encoding sigma-54-dependent transcriptional regulator, producing the protein MNLVIVEDDINMRKSLEIALSEYEEFTIKSYKSATEALKKLNDDIDLIITDINMPGMDGIEFVQACENKYDFIIITGNATLNRAIEAVRLGVKDFLVKPFDINTLVTAIKRAKVIQEKTSKKISKKIVKKEENQDFYGTSKALENCLNLAIKTAKTDASVVLFGESGVGKEVFANFVHKNSKRSQKPFVAINMAAIPSNLIESELFGFEKGAFTDANTTKIGLFELANEGTLFLDEIGEMPYEIQAKLLRALQEKEITRLGSTKSIKIDVRIISATNANIEKKIANSEFRQDLYYRLNTIPINIPPLRERQEEILQIAQKVLLDTCKEYDFNEKTLSQEAQDALLAYDFPGNIRELISIIQRACILSENDKISVQDLFLESRKSNKDIKNLEKELILEALKNSQDITEAARLIGMSEKNFSEKMKKYNIT; encoded by the coding sequence ATGAATTTAGTTATAGTTGAAGATGATATAAATATGAGAAAATCACTTGAAATTGCTTTGAGTGAGTATGAAGAATTTACTATAAAATCTTATAAATCAGCAACCGAAGCTTTAAAAAAGTTAAACGATGATATTGATTTGATTATCACGGATATTAATATGCCGGGTATGGATGGTATTGAATTTGTGCAAGCTTGTGAAAACAAATATGACTTTATTATTATCACAGGTAATGCAACACTAAATCGTGCTATAGAAGCAGTTAGACTTGGTGTGAAAGATTTTTTAGTAAAACCATTTGATATTAATACTTTAGTAACTGCAATAAAACGTGCTAAAGTGATTCAAGAAAAAACTTCTAAAAAAATAAGTAAAAAAATTGTTAAAAAAGAAGAAAATCAAGATTTTTATGGTACTTCTAAAGCCTTGGAAAATTGTTTAAATTTAGCCATAAAAACAGCTAAAACAGATGCTAGTGTAGTTCTTTTTGGAGAAAGTGGAGTAGGCAAAGAGGTTTTTGCAAATTTTGTACATAAAAATTCAAAAAGATCCCAAAAACCTTTTGTGGCTATTAATATGGCAGCAATTCCATCAAATTTGATAGAAAGTGAGCTTTTTGGTTTTGAAAAAGGTGCCTTTACTGATGCCAATACTACCAAAATAGGACTTTTTGAGCTTGCCAATGAAGGAACTTTATTTTTAGATGAAATAGGTGAAATGCCTTATGAAATTCAAGCAAAATTACTAAGAGCTTTACAAGAAAAAGAAATTACAAGATTAGGAAGTACTAAAAGTATAAAGATTGATGTGAGGATTATTAGTGCAACTAATGCTAATATAGAAAAAAAGATAGCAAATAGTGAATTTAGACAAGATTTATATTATAGACTTAATACTATCCCTATTAATATACCGCCATTAAGAGAACGTCAAGAAGAAATTTTGCAAATTGCACAAAAGGTATTACTTGATACATGTAAAGAATATGATTTTAATGAAAAAACTTTAAGTCAAGAAGCACAAGATGCTCTATTGGCTTATGATTTTCCTGGAAATATTAGAGAATTGATTTCTATTATACAAAGAGCTTGTATTTTAAGCGAAAATGATAAGATTAGTGTTCAAGATTTATTTTTAGAAAGTAGAAAAAGTAATAAAGATATTAAAAATCTTGAAAAAGAATTGATTTTAGAAGCTTTAAAAAATTCACAAGATATTACAGAGGCAGCTAGGCTTATAGGTATGAGTGAGAAAAATTTTAGTGAAAAAATGAAAAAATATAATATTACTTAA
- a CDS encoding ShlB/FhaC/HecB family hemolysin secretion/activation protein, translating to MKKLLFTTIAISSLVYANNNEGSIIIAKNDIEKVIELSPDKNLPQNKAIKENLKTKDDYEKAQEAKKVLEEKKEQLKEKLRQEEEASNNQTNLTNTSSTNDNTNKKTNNTINSNKEVNTSAKDNTDNTTDKENNTNINTTTNEKTNNTSKENNTNTANNTTNTNSNNQTTNTSNINNSTNSTTKPMIKYHFVLTNKNTSFKKLGIKEEDLQSLVSEFNAKRFSLQDLQDISNIIAYYFQVNGYPAATAYIPQQEFDGKNIQINISLGVLGKYIIKNKTTIKDHFIESKLNEKIKGKIISTKLIEDSVYKVNEMYGLNTLAGLQAGENVGETDILIEVEPDTKANVLLYSDNYGIKSAGEYRAGISMGFNSILNMGDYYNFYLQSSDEKQINYGASYTFFLGNLKITPSISQGSYSLGGDYKEVGFSGTSRNFGIDFSYPVWINTNSSLYFTSSIYHKILKDEPFSNIFDDYSIDKHSNVGSMGLEGLFRGFENNTLSYSAKISIGKVNDDGTTIFGDTSKSDGNGFGWFRKLNASLNNYYSINEYITHTLNINYQKVLGNFELDSSESSSLGGAYGVRAYDNGEGDGDNTIVANFGIRINIPNTNFYFTPFYDIGYAWYEKDSGSRLADEHFLDAVGLQILYNKNNAYYIKLDAARALHQYKYDDDHRMKLYLSGGVYF from the coding sequence ATGAAAAAACTCTTATTTACTACTATAGCAATTAGTTCTTTAGTCTATGCTAATAATAATGAAGGTTCTATTATCATAGCTAAAAATGATATAGAAAAGGTTATAGAATTATCCCCTGATAAAAACCTCCCTCAAAACAAAGCCATAAAAGAAAATCTAAAAACCAAAGATGATTATGAAAAAGCCCAAGAAGCTAAAAAGGTTTTAGAAGAAAAAAAAGAACAATTAAAAGAAAAACTAAGACAAGAAGAGGAAGCTAGTAATAATCAAACTAATTTAACTAATACTAGTTCTACTAATGATAATACTAATAAAAAAACTAATAACACTATTAACTCAAATAAAGAAGTTAATACTAGTGCAAAAGATAATACCGACAACACAACCGATAAAGAAAACAATACTAATATAAATACTACTACTAATGAAAAAACTAACAATACTAGTAAAGAAAATAATACCAACACAGCTAATAATACAACTAACACTAACTCAAACAATCAAACCACTAATACAAGCAATATAAATAATTCTACTAACTCCACTACAAAGCCTATGATTAAATATCACTTTGTTCTTACTAATAAAAACACTAGCTTTAAAAAGCTAGGTATTAAAGAAGAAGATTTACAAAGCTTAGTGAGTGAGTTTAATGCTAAAAGATTTAGCTTGCAAGATTTACAAGATATATCTAATATCATTGCTTATTATTTTCAAGTTAATGGCTATCCTGCAGCAACAGCTTATATTCCTCAACAAGAATTTGATGGAAAAAATATTCAAATTAATATTTCTTTAGGAGTATTAGGCAAATATATAATAAAAAATAAAACTACTATAAAAGATCACTTCATAGAAAGTAAGCTTAATGAAAAAATCAAAGGTAAAATCATCTCTACTAAATTAATAGAAGATAGTGTGTATAAAGTCAATGAAATGTATGGACTAAATACCCTAGCAGGTTTACAAGCAGGAGAGAATGTAGGAGAAACTGATATACTTATAGAAGTAGAACCTGATACTAAGGCTAATGTATTATTATATAGTGATAATTATGGTATTAAGAGTGCAGGAGAATATAGAGCTGGTATTAGTATGGGATTTAATTCTATATTAAATATGGGAGATTATTATAATTTTTACTTACAATCAAGTGATGAAAAACAAATCAACTATGGAGCTAGTTATACTTTCTTTTTAGGAAATTTAAAAATTACTCCAAGTATTTCTCAAGGATCTTATTCTTTAGGTGGAGATTATAAAGAAGTTGGCTTTAGTGGTACTTCTAGAAATTTTGGTATAGACTTTTCTTATCCTGTATGGATAAATACAAATTCATCTTTATACTTTACTTCTAGTATTTATCATAAGATATTAAAAGATGAACCTTTTTCAAATATATTTGATGATTATAGTATAGATAAACATTCTAATGTAGGTAGTATGGGTTTAGAAGGTTTATTTAGAGGCTTTGAAAATAATACCCTAAGTTATAGTGCTAAGATAAGTATAGGTAAAGTTAATGATGATGGCACTACTATATTTGGAGATACATCTAAAAGTGATGGTAATGGCTTTGGTTGGTTTAGAAAACTCAATGCTAGTTTGAATAATTATTATAGTATTAATGAATACATTACTCATACTTTAAATATAAACTATCAAAAGGTATTAGGGAATTTTGAACTAGATTCTTCTGAAAGTTCATCTTTAGGTGGAGCTTATGGAGTAAGAGCTTATGATAATGGAGAAGGTGATGGAGATAATACCATAGTAGCTAACTTTGGTATAAGAATAAATATACCAAATACGAATTTTTATTTTACACCTTTTTATGATATAGGTTATGCTTGGTATGAAAAAGACTCAGGAAGTAGATTAGCAGATGAGCATTTTTTAGATGCAGTGGGTTTACAAATACTTTATAATAAGAATAATGCATATTATATAAAACTTGATGCAGCAAGAGCATTACATCAGTATAAATACGATGATGATCATAGAATGAAATTATATTTAAGTGGTGGGGTGTATTTTTAA
- a CDS encoding flagellar basal body-associated FliL family protein, with protein MRWIIILFFTFYNVYANSLSIEDFRTDLYSKAGNNTLKKIEMTLEFEGENLEENKIIDALNTIISSYFYEDLFTEVGKNNFKETLLKFSNKKYKTQIKNIYILRINSVVKFDLEELKRFVKDLEKKDKDIKETTKQEENQNILKAIKTSDQNNTQSKDMNVTQTNDIKDSNISFNQDVNTSKEAMDIILKTMENTQIQMLTPSKEQDLFKEIPF; from the coding sequence ATGAGATGGATTATAATTTTGTTTTTTACTTTTTATAATGTTTATGCTAATTCTTTGAGTATAGAAGATTTTAGAACAGATTTATATTCAAAAGCTGGAAATAATACTTTAAAAAAGATTGAAATGACTTTGGAATTTGAGGGTGAAAATTTAGAAGAAAATAAGATTATAGATGCTTTGAATACTATTATATCTAGTTATTTTTATGAAGATTTATTTACAGAAGTAGGTAAAAACAACTTCAAGGAAACTTTGTTAAAATTCAGCAATAAAAAATATAAAACCCAAATAAAAAACATTTATATTTTAAGAATTAATTCGGTGGTTAAATTTGATCTAGAAGAACTTAAGCGCTTTGTTAAAGATTTGGAAAAAAAAGATAAAGATATAAAAGAAACTACCAAACAAGAAGAAAATCAAAATATTCTTAAAGCTATTAAAACTTCAGATCAAAATAATACCCAATCAAAAGATATGAATGTTACCCAAACAAACGATATTAAAGATAGTAATATAAGTTTTAATCAAGACGTTAATACAAGTAAAGAAGCTATGGATATAATCTTAAAAACTATGGAAAATACACAAATACAGATGTTAACACCAAGTAAAGAACAAGATTTATTTAAAGAGATACCATTTTGA
- a CDS encoding ATP-dependent DNA helicase: protein MVLNKLRDFLKNDNVFLSGGAGVGKSFLTIELIRSYRIQGKIVIALGSTALSAFNIGGVTLHSFFAFKRCQNYDELYYEDRKQKDKLEKLKRILKQCDLLVIDEISMVSTSLMEMIYYRLTRSGFNGKILLVGDFFQLPPVINHKENQIQNSLFQNTLYAFSSQAWSDLKFINLKLSITKRTLDKQFYEYLFYLRMGEVNQEILQFFKKMLISSKDLLGYMDEYTLLCATNKKTNYINAEKLNLLQGEERIFKAKTEKLDHVLDDKIYKQWVNGLNSMDELKLKIGAKIIFCVNNKEENYYNGEQGVILNFVKDNECEYILIEKNNGEKLQLKVYEYTLEEYELDKNEKLEVKVKAKFIQFPIKLAYAITIHKSQGMSIDKLICDIGGIFEKGQLYVCLSRAINPNNLKIVYNYKIPFEDYFLRILKADKEVKKFYLQEKFINLEENKG, encoded by the coding sequence ATGGTATTAAATAAGTTAAGAGATTTTTTAAAAAATGATAATGTTTTTTTAAGTGGTGGTGCTGGAGTTGGTAAGTCGTTTTTAACCATAGAGCTTATAAGATCATATAGAATACAAGGAAAAATTGTCATAGCATTAGGTTCTACTGCTCTTAGTGCTTTTAATATAGGCGGGGTTACTCTACATAGCTTTTTTGCTTTTAAAAGATGTCAAAATTATGATGAGCTGTATTATGAGGATAGAAAGCAAAAAGATAAATTAGAAAAATTAAAACGAATTTTAAAACAATGTGATTTGTTGGTTATTGATGAAATTTCTATGGTAAGTACTTCTTTAATGGAGATGATTTATTATAGATTAACAAGAAGTGGTTTTAATGGTAAAATTTTATTAGTTGGGGATTTTTTTCAACTTCCCCCTGTGATCAATCACAAAGAAAATCAAATTCAAAATTCTTTGTTTCAAAATACTTTGTATGCTTTTTCTTCGCAAGCTTGGAGCGATTTAAAATTTATCAATTTAAAACTTAGCATTACCAAAAGAACTTTAGATAAACAATTTTATGAATATTTGTTTTATCTAAGAATGGGTGAGGTGAATCAAGAAATATTGCAATTTTTTAAAAAAATGCTGATTAGTTCAAAAGATTTACTTGGATACATGGATGAATACACTTTATTATGTGCTACAAATAAAAAAACCAATTATATTAATGCTGAAAAACTAAATCTTTTACAAGGCGAGGAAAGGATATTTAAAGCAAAAACAGAAAAGTTAGACCATGTTTTAGATGATAAGATTTATAAGCAGTGGGTTAATGGATTAAATTCTATGGATGAATTGAAATTAAAAATAGGTGCTAAGATTATTTTTTGCGTTAATAATAAAGAGGAAAATTATTATAATGGAGAACAAGGAGTAATTTTAAATTTTGTAAAAGATAATGAGTGTGAATATATTTTAATAGAAAAAAATAATGGTGAAAAATTGCAATTAAAAGTATATGAATACACTCTAGAAGAATATGAATTAGATAAAAATGAAAAATTAGAAGTTAAGGTAAAAGCTAAATTTATCCAATTTCCTATAAAATTAGCCTATGCTATAACAATCCATAAATCTCAAGGCATGAGCATAGATAAGTTGATATGCGATATTGGTGGGATTTTTGAAAAAGGACAATTATATGTATGTTTATCTAGAGCTATTAATCCAAATAATTTAAAAATCGTATATAATTATAAAATACCTTTTGAAGATTATTTTTTGAGAATTTTAAAAGCTGATAAAGAAGTAAAAAAATTTTATTTACAAGAAAAATTTATAAATTTAGAAGAGAATAAAGGATAA